Proteins encoded in a region of the Solanum dulcamara chromosome 9, daSolDulc1.2, whole genome shotgun sequence genome:
- the LOC129902786 gene encoding cytochrome P450 81C13-like: MQNFYSNSTYYYLSIIFLFFFVILLKHLLHPRKKLPPSPLSLPIIGHLYLIKNSLHRTLNSLSTKYGPVLYLQFGCRNLLIVSSPSSMEECFTKNDVIFANRPRSMLGDRFSFNYTAIFWAPYSQLWRVLRRQTAVELFSSNSLQKSSLIRNEEIRILIRSLFKAGEKNTHGGTRVDLSYWFFTFVFNVMMRIGTGKSCVSEEDMGMEKGKKIIEEMRGIFFANLLVLNVCDFLPILKWFGYKGIGKKMDLTNMKRNEFLSGLLDEFRQEKSMSSDHRAKGKKATLVETLLSLQKIEPEFYTDDLIKSLLVALFVAGTETSSMTIQWAMRLLLVHPEAFHKLRSEIDSKVGNERLLNESDFTNLPYLQCVIKETLRLYPPVPLLLPHYSLEDCTIGGYDIPKHTILMVNVWAIHRDPELWDEPKKFKPERFEGMEGAKEGFNYKFVPFGMGRRACPGTNMGMHIVSLVLGSLVQWFDWKSSMEFEENYSNFMDACYDSKVSCSKDKPLEAICIPRQNCIQFLSQL; the protein is encoded by the exons ATGCAGAACTTCTATTCTAATTCCACTTATTACTACCTATCTATcatctttctatttttcttcGTAATTTTATTGAAACATTTGCTTCATCCTAGAAAAAAATTACCACCTAGTCCGTTGTCTCTCCCAATAATCGGCCATCTTTACCTTATCAAAAATTCGCTTCACCGAACATTAAACTCCTTATCAACTAAGTACGGTCCGGTTTTATATCTCCAGTTTGGCTGTCGAAATTTGCTTATTGTATCCTCCCCATCCTCCATGGAAGAATGTTTCACGAAAAACGATGTCATATTTGCAAACCGACCACGTAGCATGCTAGGTGATCGGTTTTCATTTAACTATACTGCTATTTTTTGGGCTCCGTATAGTCAACTCTGGAGAGTTCTCCGTCGTCAAACAGCAGTTGAACTCTTTTCTTCAAATAGTcttcaaaagtcttctttaaTTAGGAATGAAGAAATTAGGATTTTAATTCGTTCTTTGTTTAAAGCTGGTGAAAAGAATACACATGGCGGTACAAGAGTTGACTTGAGCTATTGGTTTTTTACTTTTGTGTTTAATGTTATGATGAGAATTGGTACTGGAAAAAGTTGTGTGAGTGAGGAAGATATGGGAATGGAAAAGGGGAAAAAGATTATTGAAGAAATGAGGGGGATTTTCTTTGCAAATTTGTTGGTTTTAAACGTGTGTGATTTTTTGCCAATTTTGAAATGGTTTGGGTATAAAGGGATTGGGAAAAAGATGGACTTAACGAACATGAAGAGAAATGAATTCTTAAGCGGATTACTTGATGAATTTCGACAGGAAAAAAGTATGAGTAGTGATCATAGAGCCAAGGGGAAGAAGGCGACGCTGGTTGAAACTCTATTGTCTCTGCAAAAAATTGAACCTGAATTCTACACGGACGATCTCATTAAAAGTCTTCTAGTG GCTTTGTTTGTTGCGGGAACAGAGACCTCATCAATGACTATTCAGTGGGCAATGCGACTTCTTCTTGTTCACCCTGAAGCATTTCACAAGCTGAGATCAGAAATTGATAGCAAAGTGGGGAACGAACGCTTATTAAACGAATCCGATTTCActaatcttccttatttgcaATGTGTAATAAAAGAGACATTGCGATTATACCCTCCAGTACCGCTTCTATTGCCTCACTACTCATTAGAAGATTGTACTATCGGTGGCTACGATATACCAAAACATACAATCCTAATGGTTAACGTTTGGGCCATACATAGGGACCCGGAGTTATGGGACGAGCCTAAAAAGTTCAAGCCGGAGCGATTTGAGGGTATGGAAGGGGCAAAAGAAGGGTTCAATTATAAATTTGTACCATTTGGTATGGGTAGAAGAGCATGCCCTGGAACCAATATGGGCATGCACATTGTTTCATTGGTATTGGGTTCGTTGGTTCAGTGGTTTGATTGGAAAAGTAGTATGGAATTTGAGGAAAATTATAGTAACTTTATGGATGCATGCTATGATTCTAAAGTAAGTTGCAGTAAGGATAAGCCTTTGGAGGCTATTTGCATTCCCCGTCAGAATTGTATTCAATTCCTTTCGCAGCTCTAA
- the LOC129902703 gene encoding cytochrome P450 81C13-like — MENLYYLATTLVFFVTIFLMKHFLYPRKHLPPSPLSLPIIGHLYLIKNSFHQTLTSLSTKYGPVLYLRLGCRNLLVVSSPSAVEECFTKNDIVFANRPQTMTGDKFSFNYKTVIWASYGYLWRALRRLMVIEIFSSNSLQKSSALRSEEIRILIRGLFKASCNKNGSSGAKINLSNWVFTFAFNVMMRSGTGKPCVIEEEIGTEKGKQIIEEIKGFFFATLVVLNVCDFLPVLKWFGYKGIEKRMVSAHKKRNEFLNSLFDEFRQKKVSPISVSESSTDRNREKKGTLVETLLSLQESEPEFYTDDLIKSVVLTLFIAGTETSSMTIQWAMRLLLAHPEAFYKLKAEIDSKVGNERLLNESDLTKLPYLQCVINETLRLYPPVPLLVPHYSLEDCTIGGYNVPKHTILMVNAWAIHRDPELWDEPEKFKPERFETMEEEKEGFHYKFVPFGMGRRACPGAAMGLRTVSLVLGSLIQWFDWENVKVEENLDACYNSRITLNTDKPLEAICIPRQNCIRFLDQL, encoded by the exons ATGGAGAATCTCTACTACTTAGCTACTACCTTGGTATTTTTTGTTACCATCTTTTTAATGAAACATTTTCTTTATCCAAGAAAACATTTACCACCTAGTCCTCTTTCACTTCCAATAATTGGCCATCTTTACCTTATCAAAAATTCATTTCACCAGACATTAACCTCATTATCAACTAAATATGGACCGGTTCTGTATCTCCGGTTAGGCTGTCGAAATTTGCTTGTTGTGTCTTCTCCATCCGCCGTGGAGGAATGCTTCACAAAAAACGATATCGTATTTGCAAATCGTCCTCAGACTATGACTGGAGATaagttttccttcaattataaGACCGTTATTTGGGCTTCCTATGGCTATCTCTGGAGGGCGCTTCGCCGTCTAATGGTAATTGAGATCTTTTCTTCTAATAGCCTTCAAAAGTCTTCTGCATTGAGGAGTGAAGAAATTAGAATTCTTATTCGCGGTTTGTTTAAAGCTAGTTGTAATAAGAATGGTAGTAGTGGTGCGAAGATTAACTTGAGTAATTGGGTTTTTACTTTTGCGTTTAATGTTATGATGAGAAGTGGTACTGGGAAACCTTGCGTAATTGAGGAAGAGATAGGAACAGAGAAAGGTAAACAGATCATTGAAGAGATAAAAGGATTTTTCTTCGCAACGTTGGTGGTTTTGAACGTGTGTGATTTCTTGCCAGTGTTGAAATGGTTTGGGTACAAAGGTATTGAGAAGAGGATGGTCTCAGCTCACAAGAAGAGAAATGAATTCCTGAATAGTTTATTTGATGAATTTCGACAGAAGAAAGTTAGTCCTATTAGTGTTTCGGAGTCCAGTACTGATAGAAACAGGGAGAAGAAGGGCACACTGGTTGAAACACTATTGTCTCTGCAAGAATCAGAACCTGAATTCTATACAGATGATCTCATCAAAAGTGTTGTACTG ACTTTGTTTATTGCGGGAACAGAAACCTCTTCGATGACCATTCAATGGGCGATGCGGCTTCTTTTAGCTCACCCTGAGGCATTTTATAAGTTGAAGGCTGAGATTGACAGCAAAGTGGGGAACGAACGCTTGCTAAACGAGTCTGATCTCACAAAGCTTCCTTATTTGCAGTGTGTTATCAATGAGACACTGAGATTATATCCTCCAGTACCACTTCTGGTGCCTCACTACTCATTAGAAGATTGTACTATTGGTGGCTACAATGTACCAAAACATACGATCCTAATGGTTAACGCTTGGGCCATCCATAGGGACCCCGAATTATGGGACGAGCCTGAAAAGTTTAAGCCGGAGAGATTTGAGACAATGGAAGAGGAAAAAGAAGGGTTCCATTATAAATTTGTGCCATTTGGAATGGGGAGAAGAGCATGCCCTGGAGCTGCAATGGGCTTACGTACTGTTTCGTTGGTTTTGGGTTCTTTGATTCAGTGGTTTGATTGGGAAAATGTGAAAGTTGAGGAAAACTTAGACGCGTGCTATAATTCTAGAATCACTTTGAACACGGATAAGCCTTTGGAGGCCATATGCATTCCGCGCCAGAATTGTATCCGATTTCTTGACCAGCTCTGA
- the LOC129902453 gene encoding uncharacterized mitochondrial protein AtMg00810-like, giving the protein MHQRKYALDHNQKLTTVEFDHHISPTYADSVLGDPTSYQKLIGRLLYLTKTRSDIAFVVQSLSQFMHSTKKSHLEATLRLVRYVKHAPGLGILMSTTNDDLLKVYCDADWGACVNGRSNMVDWLVQRAWCRGQGSCFFVLRQ; this is encoded by the coding sequence ATGCATCAAAGAAAGTATGCATTGGACCATAATCAGAAGCTCACTACAGTGGAATTTGATCATCATATATCACCAACTTATGCAGATTCTGTACTTGGTGATCCTACTAGTTACCAGAAACTCATTGGGAGATTGTTATATCTCACAAAAACAAGATCAGACATTGCCTTTGTTGTGCAGAGTCTTAGTCAGTTCATGCACTCTACAAAGAAGTCCCATTTGGAGGCAACTTTAAGATTGGTTAGATATGTGAAACATGCACCAGGATTAGGAATATTGATGTCAACTACAAATGATGATCTTTTAAAGGTGTACTGTGATGCTGATTGGGGTGCTTGTGTAAACGGCAGAAGTAACATGGTTGATTGGCTTGTTCAAAGAGCTTGGTGTAGAGGTCAAGGTTCCTGTTTCTTTGTTCTCAGACAGTAA